In the Arthrobacter zhaoxinii genome, one interval contains:
- the recN gene encoding DNA repair protein RecN: MIEEIRIRDLGVITDATLDLGPGFTVVTGETGAGKTMVITALGLLLGARSDAGAVRIGAKSAVAEALVSVDPQSAAAVRAAEAGAELEEYDGAAELTLVRTVNADGRSRAHVGGRSAPVGVLAEVGEHLVVVHGQTDQLRLKSAAAQREALDKYAGAPLAAELGTYREDYARWRTAAKELSELRDQARDRLREAEYLTAALEEIEAVDPQPGEDDSLKAEAMRLSNLEELRTAAVSAHSALIADDFADGTDATSLVDAAKRQLESAGEHDPALAASGQRLAEVGYILADIATELASYGASLDSEGPERLAEVESRRAELAGLVRKYAPSIDGVLEWSGEGAKRLAELSSDDSRIEALEAEIGTLAERLATRGAALTKLRTEAAAELAQRVSDELTALAMKDANLVIEVEPTGEPGPHGADSISFLLAPHPGAPARPLGKGASGGELSRVMLAIEVVLAAVDPVPTFIFDEVDAGVGGKAAVEIGRRLAMLARHVQVIVVTHLPQVAAFADHHIRVIKTSTATDDGSGVTASDVRVLGQEERIKELARMLAGQEDSASARAHAEELLDSAGHLQ; encoded by the coding sequence CCATGGTGATCACGGCCCTGGGACTGCTCCTGGGTGCCCGTTCAGACGCCGGTGCCGTCCGCATCGGTGCCAAGTCCGCCGTCGCCGAGGCGCTCGTCAGCGTGGATCCGCAGAGCGCCGCGGCCGTCCGCGCAGCCGAAGCCGGAGCGGAGCTCGAAGAATACGACGGCGCCGCCGAACTGACGCTGGTCCGTACAGTCAACGCCGACGGCCGCAGCCGTGCCCACGTGGGCGGACGCTCCGCGCCGGTAGGCGTCCTGGCGGAGGTGGGTGAACACCTGGTGGTGGTCCACGGCCAGACCGACCAGCTGCGGCTGAAGAGCGCCGCAGCCCAGCGGGAGGCGCTGGACAAGTACGCCGGGGCTCCGCTCGCCGCCGAACTCGGCACCTACCGCGAGGACTACGCCCGCTGGCGGACCGCAGCCAAGGAGCTGTCCGAGCTGCGGGACCAGGCCCGGGACCGGCTTCGGGAAGCGGAATACCTGACCGCCGCACTGGAGGAAATCGAGGCGGTGGACCCGCAGCCGGGGGAGGACGATTCCCTCAAGGCCGAGGCCATGCGCCTGAGTAACCTCGAAGAACTGCGCACTGCCGCGGTGAGCGCCCACTCGGCGCTGATCGCGGATGACTTTGCCGACGGAACAGATGCCACCTCGCTGGTGGACGCCGCCAAACGCCAGCTGGAATCAGCGGGGGAGCATGACCCGGCGCTGGCCGCCTCCGGGCAGCGGCTGGCGGAGGTGGGGTACATCCTTGCCGACATCGCCACCGAGCTGGCCAGCTACGGTGCGTCGCTGGACTCCGAGGGTCCGGAGCGGCTGGCCGAAGTGGAATCCCGCCGGGCGGAGCTGGCCGGGCTGGTCCGCAAGTACGCCCCCTCGATCGACGGGGTCCTGGAGTGGAGCGGCGAAGGCGCCAAACGGCTCGCCGAGCTGAGTTCCGACGACTCCCGGATCGAAGCACTGGAGGCGGAGATCGGGACCCTCGCCGAACGCCTGGCCACCAGGGGAGCGGCCCTGACTAAGCTGCGCACCGAAGCAGCCGCCGAACTCGCACAGCGTGTCAGCGACGAACTGACGGCGCTGGCGATGAAGGACGCCAACCTGGTGATCGAGGTGGAGCCCACGGGCGAACCGGGGCCGCACGGTGCGGACAGTATTTCCTTCCTGCTGGCGCCGCACCCCGGCGCACCGGCCCGGCCGCTGGGCAAGGGCGCCTCCGGCGGCGAACTTTCCCGGGTGATGCTGGCCATCGAAGTCGTCCTGGCCGCGGTGGACCCGGTCCCCACGTTCATCTTCGATGAAGTGGACGCCGGCGTCGGCGGCAAGGCCGCGGTCGAAATCGGCCGCCGGCTCGCCATGCTGGCCCGGCATGTCCAGGTGATCGTGGTCACCCACCTGCCGCAGGTGGCAGCGTTTGCCGACCACCACATCCGCGTCATCAAGACCTCCACGGCCACCGACGACGGCTCCGGCGTCACTGCCAGCGACGTCCGGGTCCTGGGCCAGGAGGAGCGGATCAAGGAACTCGCCCGGATGCTTGCCGGGCAGGAGGACTCGGCGTCGGCCCGCGCCCACGCCGAGGAGCTGCTGGACTCGGCGGGACATCTACAGTGA
- a CDS encoding CTP synthase has protein sequence MIGSNSVVQRSNSRFPKSSSTTKHIFVTGGVASSLGKGLTASSLGHLLRSRGIAVTMQKLDPYLNVDPGTMNPFQHGEVFVTDDGAETDLDIGHYERFLDESLDGSANVTTGQVYSTVIAKERRGEYLGDTVQVIPHITDEIKRRMRLPSEAKKTPDVIITEIGGTVGDIESQPFLEAARQVRQDIGRSNVFFLHVSLVPYIGPSQELKTKPTQHSVAALRSIGIQPDAIVIRSDRPVPDAMRNKIGRMCDVDVDAVIGCPDAPSIYDIPKTLHSQGLDAYIVQHLDLKFKDVNWTKWDRLLESVHNPKHHVDIALVGKYVDLPDAYLSVTEALRAGGFANKAKVNIRWVPSDDCDTPEGAAKALAGADAICVPGGFGIRGLEGKLGALTYARENKLPTLGLCLGLQCMVIEYARNVVGLEGASSSEFEPDTQYPVIATMAEQKDIVAGGGDMGGTMRLGLWDAKLEPESVVAKTYGKTEVAERHRHRYEVNNQYRDQIADAGLVFSGTTTDGGLVEFVELPADVHPYYVSTQAHPELSSRPTRPHPLFAGLVKAALAHQSGRA, from the coding sequence GTGATAGGCTCGAACTCCGTGGTGCAGCGATCAAATTCCAGGTTTCCCAAGTCGTCTTCTACGACAAAACACATCTTCGTCACCGGTGGCGTGGCGTCCTCACTTGGCAAGGGACTGACAGCGTCAAGTCTCGGCCATCTGTTGAGGTCGCGCGGCATAGCGGTGACCATGCAGAAGCTCGATCCGTATTTGAATGTGGATCCGGGCACAATGAACCCCTTCCAGCACGGTGAAGTCTTCGTGACCGACGACGGCGCCGAGACCGACCTCGACATCGGACACTACGAGCGGTTCCTTGACGAGAGCCTCGACGGCTCCGCCAACGTGACCACCGGCCAGGTGTACTCGACGGTCATCGCCAAGGAACGCCGCGGCGAATACCTCGGCGACACGGTCCAGGTCATTCCTCACATCACCGACGAGATCAAGCGCCGGATGCGCCTGCCCTCCGAGGCGAAGAAGACCCCGGACGTCATCATCACCGAAATCGGCGGCACGGTAGGCGACATCGAGTCCCAGCCGTTCCTCGAAGCGGCACGCCAGGTCCGCCAGGACATCGGCCGCAGCAACGTCTTCTTCCTGCACGTTTCCCTCGTGCCGTACATCGGCCCGTCCCAGGAACTGAAGACCAAGCCGACCCAGCACTCCGTGGCCGCCCTGCGGTCCATCGGCATCCAGCCGGACGCGATTGTCATCCGCTCGGACCGCCCGGTGCCCGATGCCATGCGCAACAAGATCGGCCGCATGTGCGACGTCGACGTTGACGCTGTGATCGGCTGCCCGGACGCCCCGAGCATCTACGACATCCCCAAGACCCTTCACTCCCAGGGCCTGGACGCGTACATCGTTCAGCACCTGGACCTGAAGTTCAAGGACGTCAACTGGACCAAGTGGGACCGCCTGCTGGAGTCCGTGCACAACCCGAAGCACCACGTGGACATTGCCCTCGTCGGCAAGTACGTGGACCTGCCGGACGCCTACCTTTCCGTCACGGAAGCACTGCGCGCCGGCGGCTTCGCCAACAAGGCCAAGGTCAACATCCGCTGGGTTCCCTCGGATGACTGCGACACCCCCGAAGGTGCAGCCAAGGCCCTGGCCGGCGCGGACGCCATCTGCGTTCCCGGCGGCTTCGGCATCCGCGGCCTCGAGGGCAAGCTCGGCGCCCTGACCTACGCCCGGGAGAACAAGCTTCCGACCCTGGGCCTGTGCCTTGGCCTGCAGTGCATGGTCATTGAATATGCCCGCAACGTGGTGGGCCTGGAAGGCGCTTCCTCCTCCGAGTTCGAACCGGATACCCAGTACCCGGTTATCGCCACCATGGCCGAGCAGAAGGACATTGTTGCCGGCGGCGGCGACATGGGCGGCACCATGCGCCTGGGCCTGTGGGACGCGAAGCTGGAACCGGAATCAGTGGTTGCCAAGACCTACGGCAAGACGGAGGTGGCCGAACGCCACCGCCACCGCTACGAGGTCAACAACCAGTACCGCGACCAGATTGCCGACGCCGGCCTGGTGTTCTCCGGAACCACCACCGACGGCGGCCTGGTGGAGTTCGTCGAGCTTCCCGCCGACGTGCACCCGTACTACGTCTCCACGCAGGCCCACCCGGAGCTCAGCTCCCGTCCGACGCGTCCGCACCCGCTCTTCGCCGGACTCGTCAAGGCTGCCCTGGCCCACCAGAGCGGCAGGGCCTAG
- a CDS encoding NUDIX domain-containing protein produces the protein MAQGFADAQSPRPLLESETVYSGPVWDVVKEKFTLTDDGEPLVRDYIAHPGAVAILAMNDDGQVLLINQYRHPVRMTLWEIPAGLLDVDGEDFQVGAARELAEEADLQAAEWQVLADLFLSPGSSREALRIYLARGISDVPEEQRHTRTHEEAEITTAWVDLDEAVQAALQGRMHSPSAVAAVLAAAVARSNGYQGLRPADAPWPEHHSQHSSWANGPVR, from the coding sequence ATGGCACAGGGGTTCGCCGACGCACAAAGCCCGCGCCCGCTGCTGGAATCGGAAACGGTGTACAGCGGTCCGGTGTGGGACGTGGTCAAGGAGAAGTTCACCCTGACCGACGACGGCGAACCCCTGGTCCGTGACTACATTGCCCACCCGGGCGCCGTGGCCATCCTGGCCATGAACGACGACGGCCAGGTGCTGCTGATCAACCAGTACCGGCATCCGGTCCGGATGACCCTGTGGGAAATCCCGGCCGGACTGCTGGACGTGGACGGCGAAGACTTCCAGGTCGGCGCCGCCCGCGAACTGGCGGAGGAAGCCGACCTGCAGGCCGCCGAGTGGCAGGTCCTGGCGGACCTGTTCCTCTCGCCCGGTTCCTCCCGTGAAGCCCTCCGCATCTACCTGGCCCGCGGCATCTCCGACGTTCCCGAGGAACAGCGGCACACCCGGACCCATGAGGAAGCCGAAATCACCACGGCCTGGGTGGACCTGGATGAGGCCGTGCAGGCAGCACTGCAGGGACGCATGCACAGCCCCTCCGCCGTGGCCGCCGTCCTGGCCGCCGCCGTCGCCCGCAGCAACGGGTACCAGGGGCTGCGTCCTGCCGATGCACCGTGGCCGGAACACCATTCACAGCACTCCTCCTGGGCCAATGGCCCGGTGCGCTAG
- the xerD gene encoding site-specific tyrosine recombinase XerD: MQSAADELRSTPAGRAIGSYLQHMAVERGLASNTLDAYRRDLLRYARFLSARGVEDISRITRHDVTAFAQSISEGSDGASALSVRSAARTIVAVRGLHRFWALEGMTTADPASDVHPPMPGKRLPKAISVNEVTRILEAVSLDTPSGLRDRALLEFLYSTGARISEAVGLDVDDLSLERIPAKGPDVVRLFGKGSKERLVPLGSYAARALDEYLVRGRPAASAKGKGTPALFLNARGGRLSRQSAWTILKNAAEKADIGRDVSPHTLRHSFATHLLEGGADVRVVQELLGHASVTTTQVYTLVTAETLREVYAAAHPRAL, translated from the coding sequence ATGCAGTCGGCCGCGGATGAACTCCGGTCCACCCCGGCCGGCCGCGCCATCGGCAGCTACCTGCAGCACATGGCCGTGGAACGCGGCCTGGCGTCCAACACCCTCGATGCCTACCGGCGGGACCTGCTGCGGTATGCCCGCTTCCTGAGTGCCCGCGGAGTGGAGGATATTTCCCGCATCACCCGTCACGACGTCACGGCGTTTGCCCAGTCCATCTCCGAAGGCTCCGACGGCGCCTCCGCCCTGAGCGTCCGGTCAGCTGCCCGGACCATTGTCGCGGTGCGCGGACTGCACCGCTTCTGGGCGCTGGAGGGCATGACTACTGCCGATCCGGCGTCGGACGTACATCCGCCCATGCCCGGCAAACGCCTGCCCAAGGCCATCAGCGTCAACGAGGTCACCCGCATCCTCGAAGCAGTCTCCCTGGATACGCCCTCCGGGCTGCGGGACCGGGCACTGCTCGAGTTCCTGTACTCCACCGGCGCCCGCATCAGTGAGGCTGTGGGACTGGACGTGGATGACCTGTCGCTGGAACGCATCCCTGCCAAGGGCCCGGACGTGGTGCGGCTGTTCGGCAAGGGATCCAAGGAACGGCTGGTCCCGCTGGGCTCCTATGCGGCCCGGGCACTGGATGAGTACCTTGTGCGCGGCCGTCCGGCGGCCTCGGCCAAGGGCAAGGGCACCCCGGCGCTGTTCCTGAATGCCCGCGGCGGACGCCTGTCGCGGCAGAGTGCCTGGACCATCCTTAAGAACGCCGCCGAGAAGGCGGACATCGGCCGGGACGTGTCCCCGCACACCCTGCGGCACTCGTTCGCCACGCACCTGCTCGAGGGTGGGGCGGATGTCCGGGTGGTGCAGGAACTGCTGGGCCATGCCTCGGTGACCACCACCCAGGTCTACACGCTTGTCACCGCCGAAACCCTGCGCGAGGTCTACGCCGCAGCCCACCCGCGGGCACTGTAG
- a CDS encoding 8-oxo-dGTP diphosphatase — MDFRASPVVLCFLFRETEQDGREVLMGLKKTGFGLGRVVTLGGHIEPGETPEQAAVREVEEESGVVVAEQDLRRAGTIEWIFPAQPGLDMSTVLFRAHRWAGEPGETDEILPAWYPATDLPYSRMWPDSAHWMPRLLSGDYFNAVITIAADNVNVASVDFS, encoded by the coding sequence GTGGACTTCCGCGCCTCGCCCGTTGTCCTCTGCTTCCTGTTCCGGGAAACGGAGCAGGACGGCCGGGAGGTGCTGATGGGGTTGAAGAAGACCGGCTTCGGCCTGGGCCGGGTCGTCACCCTGGGCGGCCATATCGAACCCGGAGAAACCCCCGAACAGGCTGCAGTGCGCGAGGTGGAGGAAGAGTCCGGCGTCGTCGTCGCGGAACAGGATCTCAGGCGGGCCGGCACCATCGAGTGGATCTTTCCGGCGCAGCCCGGCCTGGACATGTCCACCGTACTGTTCCGTGCACACCGATGGGCCGGCGAACCGGGGGAGACAGACGAGATCCTCCCGGCCTGGTATCCGGCCACGGACCTGCCCTATTCCAGGATGTGGCCGGACTCGGCCCACTGGATGCCCCGCCTTCTCTCCGGCGACTATTTCAACGCAGTCATCACTATCGCTGCCGACAACGTCAACGTAGCCAGCGTCGACTTTTCCTAG
- a CDS encoding bifunctional 2-methylcitrate synthase/citrate synthase yields the protein MTDTQIHKGLAGVLVDTTRVSKVNPETNSLLYRGYPVQELAARCSFEEVAYLLWNGELPTEEQLTEFTDGERAQRALTPELKAVIDALPVTCHPMDVCRTAASVLGASHEQAGDSSVQANMDKAVSLFAAMPAVVAYDQRRRRGEDVVEPRDDLDYSANFLWMTFGEEAAPEVVEAFNVSMILYAEHSFNASTFTARVITSTLSDLHSAVTGAIGALKGPLHGGANEAVMHTFAEITESAAGGDVAAHAAAWLDEALAEKKKIMGFGHRVYKNGDSRVPTMKAALDNMVKHYDRPDMGELYTALESAMGERKNILPNLDYPAGPAYHLMGFDTLTFTPLFVAARITGWTAHIMEQLEANSLIRPLSEYNGAEERHLP from the coding sequence ATGACAGACACCCAGATCCACAAGGGCCTGGCGGGGGTACTCGTAGACACCACCCGCGTTTCCAAGGTCAACCCGGAAACCAATTCCCTGCTCTACCGCGGCTATCCCGTCCAGGAGCTCGCCGCCCGGTGCAGCTTCGAGGAGGTGGCCTACCTGCTCTGGAACGGTGAACTTCCCACCGAGGAACAGCTGACGGAATTCACCGACGGGGAACGCGCGCAGCGTGCCCTCACGCCCGAACTGAAGGCCGTCATTGACGCGCTGCCCGTGACCTGCCACCCGATGGATGTCTGCCGTACCGCGGCATCCGTGCTGGGCGCATCGCATGAGCAGGCCGGGGATTCCTCCGTCCAGGCCAACATGGACAAGGCCGTCAGCCTCTTCGCGGCCATGCCCGCCGTCGTCGCCTACGACCAGCGCCGCCGCCGCGGCGAGGACGTCGTGGAACCGCGCGACGATCTGGATTACTCCGCGAACTTCCTCTGGATGACCTTCGGCGAGGAAGCCGCCCCCGAGGTCGTCGAGGCCTTCAACGTCTCGATGATCCTGTACGCGGAGCACTCCTTCAACGCCTCCACCTTCACCGCCCGCGTCATCACCTCCACGCTCTCGGACCTGCATTCGGCCGTGACCGGTGCCATCGGCGCGCTCAAGGGCCCGCTGCACGGCGGCGCCAACGAGGCGGTCATGCACACGTTCGCGGAGATCACCGAGAGTGCGGCCGGCGGCGACGTCGCGGCACACGCTGCTGCCTGGCTGGACGAGGCACTGGCGGAGAAGAAGAAGATCATGGGCTTCGGCCACCGGGTCTACAAGAACGGCGATTCCCGGGTGCCGACCATGAAGGCCGCACTTGACAACATGGTCAAGCACTACGACCGGCCGGACATGGGCGAGCTGTACACGGCACTGGAATCGGCGATGGGTGAGCGCAAGAACATCCTGCCGAACCTGGACTACCCCGCCGGGCCCGCCTACCACCTGATGGGCTTCGACACGCTCACGTTCACGCCGCTGTTCGTGGCCGCCCGGATCACCGGGTGGACGGCGCACATCATGGAGCAGCTCGAAGCAAACTCCCTGATCCGGCCGCTGAGCGAATACAACGGTGCGGAGGAGCGGCACCTGCCTTAG
- the prpB gene encoding methylisocitrate lyase produces MLYSSVTPEAKRIAFREGLASGTLQQFPGAFNPLSARLIEEKGFDGVYISGAVLANDLGLPDIGLTTLTEVATRAGQIARMTNLPAIVDADTGFGEPMNVARTIQELENAGLAGCHIEDQFNPKRCGHLDGKNVVDTDTAVKRIRAAADARRDPNFLIMARTDIRAVDGLEAAQDRARALVDAGADAIFPEAMKSLEEFAAIRAAVDVPILANMTEFGKSDLFTYDELASAGVNMVIYPVTLLRSAMGAAERTLETIKAHGTQQADVPNMLTRARLYELVDYEAYNQFDTSVFNFQVPGTR; encoded by the coding sequence ATGCTGTACTCCTCCGTAACCCCCGAGGCCAAGCGGATTGCCTTCCGCGAAGGACTGGCCTCCGGCACCCTGCAGCAGTTCCCCGGGGCCTTCAACCCGCTCTCCGCACGCCTGATCGAGGAAAAAGGCTTCGACGGCGTCTACATCTCCGGCGCCGTCCTGGCCAATGACCTGGGCCTGCCGGACATCGGCCTGACCACGCTCACCGAGGTGGCCACCCGTGCCGGACAGATTGCCCGGATGACCAACCTGCCCGCCATCGTGGACGCGGACACCGGCTTCGGCGAGCCGATGAACGTGGCCCGCACCATCCAGGAACTCGAAAACGCCGGCCTGGCCGGCTGCCACATCGAGGACCAGTTCAACCCCAAGCGCTGCGGCCACCTGGACGGCAAGAACGTGGTGGACACCGATACCGCGGTCAAGCGCATCCGCGCCGCCGCCGATGCACGCCGGGATCCGAACTTCCTGATCATGGCCCGCACCGACATCCGGGCAGTGGACGGACTGGAAGCGGCGCAGGACCGTGCCCGCGCACTGGTCGACGCCGGAGCGGACGCCATCTTCCCGGAGGCGATGAAGTCCCTGGAGGAATTCGCCGCCATCCGTGCCGCCGTCGACGTGCCGATCCTCGCGAACATGACCGAGTTCGGCAAGAGCGACCTGTTCACCTATGACGAGCTGGCCTCCGCGGGTGTGAACATGGTGATCTACCCGGTCACCCTGCTCCGCAGCGCCATGGGCGCCGCCGAACGCACCCTTGAGACCATCAAGGCGCACGGCACCCAGCAGGCCGATGTTCCCAACATGCTCACACGTGCGCGTTTGTACGAACTGGTGGATTATGAGGCGTACAACCAGTTCGACACGTCCGTATTCAACTTCCAGGTTCCGGGCACCCGCTAG
- a CDS encoding MmgE/PrpD family protein yields the protein MNLNKVRVYRSDEKLAREDQLAYKIAKVAADPVEVSDDVTDMVINRIIDNASVAVASLNRGPIVAARAQALSFSPSAHGKGASVFGVLAKTSPEWAAWANGVAVRELDYHDTFLAAEYSHPGDNIPPVLAVAQHTGASGRDLIRGIATGYEIQVNLAKAICLHRHKIDHVAHLGPSAAAGIGTLLGLDVDTIFQAVGQALHTTTATRQSRKGEISTWKAHAPAFAGKMAVEAVDRAMRGQTSPTPIYEGEDGVIAWLLDGPDAAYEVPLPEDGEAKRAILDTYTKEHSAEYQAQAWIDLARKINGEHPEAAEAANVESVLIATSHHTHYVIGSGANDPQKYDPTASRETLDHSIPYIFTVALQDGAWHHVDSYSPERAGRPDTVALWHKVTTVEDPEWTRRYHSLDISEKAFGGKVTIVLTDGTVITDEIAVADAHPLGAKPFTREQYINKFRTLAAGLVSAEEIDRFLATVQRLPELAAGQLDQLNITAAEGVINPAAAPKGLF from the coding sequence TTGAACCTGAACAAAGTACGGGTCTACCGCAGCGACGAAAAACTGGCCCGCGAAGACCAGCTGGCCTACAAGATCGCCAAGGTTGCCGCCGATCCCGTTGAAGTCAGCGACGACGTCACGGACATGGTCATCAACCGCATCATCGACAACGCCTCCGTGGCCGTCGCATCCCTGAACCGCGGCCCGATTGTCGCCGCGCGCGCCCAGGCCCTGTCCTTCTCCCCCTCCGCCCACGGCAAGGGCGCCTCCGTCTTCGGCGTGCTGGCCAAAACCTCCCCCGAATGGGCCGCCTGGGCCAACGGCGTGGCCGTGCGCGAACTGGACTACCACGACACCTTCCTGGCCGCCGAGTACTCCCACCCCGGCGACAACATCCCGCCCGTCCTCGCCGTCGCCCAGCACACCGGCGCCTCGGGCCGGGACCTGATCCGCGGCATCGCCACCGGCTACGAAATCCAGGTCAACCTGGCCAAGGCCATCTGCCTGCATCGGCACAAGATCGACCACGTGGCCCACCTCGGCCCGTCCGCCGCCGCCGGTATCGGCACCCTGCTGGGGCTCGACGTCGACACCATCTTCCAGGCCGTCGGCCAGGCCCTGCACACCACCACCGCCACCCGCCAGTCCCGCAAGGGCGAGATCTCCACCTGGAAGGCACACGCTCCGGCGTTCGCCGGCAAGATGGCCGTCGAGGCCGTGGACCGGGCCATGCGCGGCCAGACCTCCCCCACCCCCATCTACGAAGGTGAAGACGGCGTCATCGCCTGGCTGCTGGACGGCCCCGACGCCGCCTACGAAGTGCCGCTGCCCGAGGACGGCGAAGCCAAGCGCGCCATCCTGGACACCTACACCAAGGAACACTCCGCCGAGTACCAGGCCCAGGCCTGGATCGACCTGGCCCGGAAGATCAACGGCGAGCACCCCGAGGCAGCGGAAGCGGCCAACGTGGAAAGCGTTCTGATCGCCACCTCGCACCACACCCACTACGTGATCGGCTCCGGCGCCAACGATCCGCAGAAGTACGATCCCACCGCCTCGCGTGAAACCCTGGACCACTCGATCCCCTACATCTTCACCGTCGCCCTGCAGGACGGCGCCTGGCACCACGTGGACTCCTACTCCCCCGAACGCGCCGGCCGGCCGGACACGGTTGCGCTGTGGCACAAGGTCACCACGGTGGAGGATCCGGAATGGACCCGCCGCTACCACTCGCTGGACATCAGCGAAAAGGCCTTCGGCGGCAAGGTCACCATCGTGCTGACCGACGGCACCGTGATCACCGACGAAATCGCCGTCGCCGACGCCCACCCGCTGGGCGCCAAGCCCTTCACCCGCGAGCAGTACATCAACAAGTTCCGCACCCTGGCCGCGGGCCTGGTCTCCGCCGAGGAAATCGACCGCTTCCTCGCCACCGTCCAGCGCCTGCCCGAACTGGCCGCCGGCCAGCTGGACCAGCTGAACATCACCGCCGCCGAGGGTGTCATCAACCCCGCCGCCGCACCGAAGGGACTCTTCTAA
- a CDS encoding GntR family transcriptional regulator gives MRASDRAYAALRQDIVDWRLPPGTVLGEVEQSARLGVSRTPLREALSRLTADGLAAPHSGRGVVVTGISLDTVAELFELRQALECKSAALAAVRGQAPVFQSLALRFRDAGELIGSGGADADRGSYYELVAELDAAIDAAAANSYLTQALGNVRLHLARVRRLAKDNPERLLETAGEHATIAAAVATGDPDLAGASVSVHLHKSLEHLRSARIATPEITTPEIRTIP, from the coding sequence ATGCGGGCAAGTGACCGCGCGTACGCCGCCCTGCGGCAGGACATTGTGGACTGGCGCCTGCCGCCCGGCACCGTCCTGGGCGAAGTGGAGCAGTCCGCCAGGCTGGGCGTCTCCCGCACCCCTCTGCGTGAAGCGCTGAGCCGGCTGACCGCTGACGGCCTGGCTGCCCCGCACAGCGGACGCGGCGTCGTCGTCACCGGCATTTCCCTGGACACCGTGGCCGAGCTCTTTGAGCTGCGGCAGGCCCTGGAATGCAAAAGTGCGGCGCTGGCTGCGGTACGCGGGCAGGCACCGGTCTTTCAATCCCTGGCACTCCGGTTCCGCGATGCCGGGGAACTGATCGGCAGCGGCGGAGCGGATGCGGACCGCGGCAGCTATTACGAACTGGTCGCCGAGCTGGATGCAGCCATCGACGCCGCCGCCGCGAACTCCTACCTCACCCAGGCGCTGGGCAACGTCCGCCTTCACCTCGCGCGCGTACGCCGCCTGGCCAAGGACAACCCCGAACGGCTGCTGGAAACCGCCGGTGAACACGCCACCATCGCGGCCGCCGTCGCAACAGGCGACCCGGACCTGGCGGGCGCCTCCGTCTCGGTCCACCTGCATAAGAGTCTTGAACACCTTCGATCCGCCCGGATCGCCACCCCGGAAATCACCACCCCTGAGATAAGGACAATCCCTTGA